A genomic region of Xanthomonas campestris pv. phormiicola contains the following coding sequences:
- a CDS encoding DUF2167 domain-containing protein, whose protein sequence is MTKTLPLRGLLAAFLLALGAGAGPAMAEEEEHGKDGMTAEQFVASLHFQDGHIEVPQAKVHFDLNHDFRYLGKDDARQVLEAYWGNPPDDTVLGLIVPREPALDQKGSWAVVVTYADDGYVSDEDASKIDYQDMLADMQKETREENTQRKEAGYESVDLVGWAVPPRYDAATKKLYWARELAFQGNEGHTLNYDIRVLGRHGYLSLNAIAGMDELPQVRAGMQQLLPMAEFDSGARYADHNPSTDKIASYGLATLIGGGLAAKAGLFAKLGLLLAKAWKLVALGLMALVGGIGKLFSGRKRDGGTVR, encoded by the coding sequence ATGACCAAGACACTTCCGCTGCGCGGCCTGCTGGCCGCTTTCCTGCTTGCGCTGGGCGCCGGTGCCGGGCCAGCCATGGCCGAAGAAGAAGAGCACGGCAAGGACGGCATGACCGCCGAGCAGTTCGTCGCCTCGCTGCACTTCCAGGATGGGCACATCGAGGTGCCGCAGGCCAAGGTGCATTTCGATCTGAACCACGATTTCCGCTATCTCGGCAAGGACGATGCACGGCAGGTGCTGGAGGCGTACTGGGGCAACCCGCCCGACGACACCGTGCTGGGCCTGATCGTGCCGCGCGAACCCGCGCTCGACCAGAAGGGCAGCTGGGCGGTGGTGGTCACCTATGCCGACGACGGCTACGTGTCCGACGAGGACGCCAGCAAGATCGACTACCAGGACATGCTCGCGGACATGCAGAAGGAAACCCGCGAGGAGAACACGCAGCGCAAGGAAGCCGGCTACGAGAGCGTGGACCTGGTGGGCTGGGCGGTGCCGCCGCGCTACGACGCCGCGACCAAGAAGCTGTACTGGGCGCGCGAACTGGCGTTCCAGGGCAACGAAGGCCACACCCTCAACTACGACATCCGCGTGCTCGGCCGCCACGGCTACCTGAGCCTCAACGCGATCGCCGGCATGGACGAACTGCCGCAGGTCCGTGCAGGCATGCAGCAACTGCTGCCGATGGCCGAGTTCGACAGCGGCGCGCGCTACGCCGACCACAACCCGTCCACCGACAAGATCGCCAGCTACGGCCTGGCCACGCTGATCGGCGGCGGCCTGGCGGCCAAGGCCGGCCTGTTCGCCAAGCTCGGCCTGCTCCTGGCCAAGGCCTGGAAACTGGTGGCGCTGGGGCTGATGGCGCTGGTCGGCGGGATCGGCAAGCTGTTCTCCGGGCGCAAGCGCGACGGCGGCACCGTGCGTTGA
- a CDS encoding alpha/beta hydrolase: protein MQAVVIVPGIGDSGPGHWQTHWQRRNAHMRRLQPGSFAQPQLHDWLHALDRCVQDCATPPLLVAHSLGCLLVAHWAARAQRLPRGALLVAVPDPDSAAFPHAQAASFVPVPTAPLPFPSLIVASSDDPYATPAYSRRCAREWGSGLVELDGLGHLNAASGLGEWPAGAQLLAAFDAGIGHAPAARA from the coding sequence ATGCAAGCGGTGGTGATCGTGCCGGGCATCGGCGACTCGGGGCCGGGGCACTGGCAAACGCATTGGCAACGGCGCAACGCGCACATGCGGCGGCTGCAGCCCGGTTCATTCGCGCAACCGCAGCTGCACGACTGGCTGCACGCGCTCGACCGTTGCGTGCAGGACTGCGCCACGCCGCCGCTGCTGGTCGCGCACAGCCTGGGCTGCCTGCTGGTCGCGCACTGGGCGGCGCGCGCGCAACGGTTGCCGCGCGGCGCCTTGCTGGTCGCGGTCCCCGATCCGGACAGCGCGGCGTTTCCGCATGCGCAGGCCGCCAGCTTCGTCCCGGTGCCGACGGCGCCGCTGCCCTTCCCCAGCCTGATCGTGGCCAGCAGCGACGATCCGTATGCGACACCGGCGTACAGCCGCCGCTGCGCACGCGAGTGGGGCAGCGGGCTGGTCGAACTCGACGGCCTGGGCCATCTCAATGCGGCCAGCGGCCTGGGCGAGTGGCCAGCGGGCGCGCAACTGCTGGCCGCCTTCGACGCCGGCATCGGCCACGCGCCCGCCGCGCGCGCCTGA
- a CDS encoding Lrp/AsnC family transcriptional regulator, producing the protein MAAKPWQGDALDHAILEALQCDGRIALAELGRRIGLSQPAMSERVRRLEEQGVITGYAARVDPRVVGLATAAIVRLRTTHAQIGACLEQFAQMPQVLEVHRVTGEDCFVLRVLVPAPAQLEPIIDALARFGAVTTSVVLRSEAPRPIGRALLALAAE; encoded by the coding sequence GTGGCAGCGAAACCCTGGCAGGGCGATGCCCTGGATCACGCGATTCTGGAGGCCTTGCAGTGCGACGGGCGCATCGCGTTGGCGGAACTGGGCCGGCGCATCGGCCTGTCGCAGCCGGCGATGTCCGAGCGCGTGCGCCGGCTCGAGGAGCAGGGCGTGATCACCGGTTACGCGGCCCGGGTCGATCCGCGGGTGGTGGGTCTGGCGACCGCGGCCATCGTCCGCCTGCGCACCACGCATGCGCAGATCGGCGCATGCCTGGAACAGTTCGCGCAGATGCCGCAGGTGCTGGAAGTGCATCGGGTCACCGGCGAGGACTGCTTCGTGCTGCGGGTGCTGGTGCCCGCGCCGGCGCAGCTGGAGCCGATCATCGATGCGTTGGCGCGGTTCGGTGCGGTGACCACCAGCGTGGTGTTGCGCAGCGAGGCGCCGCGCCCGATCGGCCGCGCCTTGCTGGCGTTGGCGGCAGAGTAG
- a CDS encoding gamma carbonic anhydrase family protein, giving the protein MNPIRPFLDKTPQLGARVYVDPACTVIGDVVLDEDVSVWPGTVIRGDVNHVRIGARSNIQDGSIIHVSHHSPFNTAGYPTLIGADVTVGHGCIIHACTIEDLCLIGMGACILDGATVKRYGFVGAGAVVGPGKTVGERELWLGNPARLARTLSDKQVESLHYSAQHYVRLKDRYLDAVAQAPQ; this is encoded by the coding sequence GTGAACCCGATCCGCCCGTTCCTGGACAAGACGCCGCAGCTCGGCGCACGCGTCTACGTGGACCCGGCCTGCACCGTCATCGGCGACGTAGTGCTGGACGAGGACGTGTCGGTGTGGCCGGGCACGGTGATCCGCGGCGACGTCAACCACGTGCGCATCGGCGCGCGCAGCAACATCCAGGACGGCAGCATCATCCACGTCAGCCACCACAGCCCGTTCAACACCGCCGGCTATCCGACCCTGATCGGCGCCGACGTGACCGTGGGCCACGGCTGCATCATCCACGCCTGCACCATCGAGGACCTGTGCCTGATCGGCATGGGCGCGTGCATCCTCGACGGCGCCACGGTGAAGCGATACGGCTTCGTCGGCGCCGGCGCGGTGGTCGGACCGGGCAAGACGGTCGGCGAGCGCGAACTGTGGCTGGGCAATCCGGCGCGGCTGGCGCGCACGCTCAGCGACAAGCAGGTCGAGAGCCTGCACTACTCCGCGCAGCACTACGTGCGCCTGAAAGACCGTTACCTGGACGCGGTCGCACAGGCGCCGCAGTAA
- a CDS encoding right-handed parallel beta-helix repeat-containing protein, producing the protein MRRMFSGCALLAAAVLPPCVSAYQAEPAPAALSVLTVDRYADDGAPGSLRWAIATANQAPGRHRIEIAAVGRPPYVIRPASPLPEIKGPVQIVGSARDVDGQYIVIDGSAYVRGKGTDACPGAEKGQFGANVRTTTLPGLVLRDTQGVELSGLEIRNFCIGVLINRASGNELHDNRIVANKGGAGVMLTGDDGSGQSTTTTTVHNRIVRNEFIDNGDGLELTRGAAWNLVADNLFRSTDANPEPSQGIEILWGNDNSVLRNRFEHYSDGLQINWGNRNTIAANTFTGNSIGVSLSGRGNVVDGNTLSGNGIGIAVRPQPRSEANRFTANLLSGNGLKIERCQAGGACVPGQPRGAIVFGVPGLEHASFVGSRGIGVDTDPSRRARICAAGETTDCQPAPNHGQAPPRLLALRGGAGQRELQGEFVGTPRSRYSVEVFGNRAAGSDEAERYLGRLDAVVDGDGHGRFRYRLPADSADLANLTATVTSADGATSPLSAPLALPR; encoded by the coding sequence ATGCGTCGTATGTTTTCCGGGTGTGCGCTGCTGGCCGCGGCGGTCTTGCCGCCGTGCGTGTCCGCCTACCAGGCCGAGCCGGCGCCGGCGGCGTTGAGCGTGCTCACGGTGGACCGCTATGCCGACGATGGCGCGCCGGGCTCGCTGCGCTGGGCGATCGCCACCGCCAACCAGGCGCCGGGCCGCCATCGCATCGAGATCGCCGCGGTGGGGCGGCCGCCGTACGTGATCCGGCCGGCGTCGCCGCTGCCGGAGATCAAGGGCCCGGTGCAGATCGTGGGCAGCGCGCGCGACGTGGACGGGCAGTACATCGTCATCGACGGTTCGGCCTACGTGCGCGGCAAGGGCACCGACGCCTGCCCCGGCGCGGAGAAAGGCCAGTTCGGCGCCAACGTGCGCACCACCACGCTGCCCGGGCTGGTGCTGCGCGACACCCAGGGCGTGGAGCTGAGCGGCCTGGAGATCCGCAACTTCTGCATCGGCGTGCTGATCAACCGCGCCAGCGGCAACGAACTCCACGACAACCGCATCGTCGCCAACAAGGGCGGCGCCGGGGTGATGCTGACCGGCGACGACGGCAGCGGCCAGTCCACCACCACCACCACCGTGCACAACCGCATCGTGCGCAACGAGTTCATCGACAACGGCGACGGCCTGGAGCTGACCCGCGGCGCGGCCTGGAACCTGGTGGCCGACAACCTGTTCCGCTCCACCGACGCCAATCCCGAGCCGTCGCAAGGCATCGAGATCCTGTGGGGCAACGACAACAGCGTGCTGCGCAACCGCTTCGAGCACTACTCCGACGGGTTGCAGATCAACTGGGGCAACCGCAACACCATCGCCGCCAATACCTTCACCGGCAACTCGATCGGGGTCAGCCTCAGCGGCCGCGGCAACGTGGTCGACGGCAACACCCTCAGCGGCAACGGCATCGGCATCGCGGTCCGCCCGCAGCCGCGCAGCGAGGCCAACCGCTTCACCGCCAACCTGCTGTCCGGCAACGGCCTGAAGATCGAGCGCTGCCAGGCCGGCGGCGCCTGCGTGCCGGGGCAGCCGCGCGGCGCGATCGTGTTCGGCGTGCCCGGCCTGGAACACGCCAGCTTCGTCGGCTCGCGCGGGATCGGCGTGGACACCGATCCGTCCAGGCGCGCCAGGATCTGCGCCGCCGGCGAGACCACGGACTGCCAGCCGGCGCCCAACCACGGCCAGGCGCCGCCGCGGTTGCTGGCGCTGCGCGGTGGCGCCGGCCAGCGCGAGCTGCAAGGCGAGTTCGTCGGTACCCCGCGCAGCCGCTACAGCGTGGAGGTGTTCGGCAACCGCGCCGCCGGCAGCGACGAGGCCGAGCGCTATCTCGGCCGCCTCGATGCGGTGGTGGACGGCGACGGCCACGGACGCTTCCGCTATCGCCTGCCTGCCGACAGCGCCGACCTGGCCAATCTCACCGCCACCGTCACCAGCGCCGACGGCGCGACCTCACCGCTGAGCGCGCCGCTGGCACTGCCGCGTTGA
- a CDS encoding carbohydrate porin, with amino-acid sequence MSASPPPSRLLLVAVLLALPAAAAAQSASNAYAGNTLTGDWGGTRSAWAANGVSVRGDYVGEALGVIDGGYGRTGARYAQQVRLGLDLDMGKLAGWEGGTFRFTLNDRRGRSTSVDLIGNRFPVQEAYGGQYTRLSEFSYDQTFAGGTYFKLGYYAMGNQFGLLGAGTSFVNAAFCAHPLAMSGNSGWYNYPVARWGGEVAQQMSPALNLRVGGFQVNPNLAGDNVHNAFRPFVGGTTGTLFPVELTWTPGKGTRHAGVYKLGGYYDSSRVARKGLDSRDTTGRHGAYLLAEQKLYSEAADPARGFSVFGEYMQSDRATAQIRRWYALGGIYQGIGARSQDRIALGYVGGDINRTLVDARRASLVEAGVPADSSLYALSGAEELYELSYSAQITPWLMLRPDVQYVVNPGTFSYRQTDNAWVVGLQAKVTF; translated from the coding sequence ATGTCCGCATCGCCGCCTCCATCCCGCCTGCTGCTCGTCGCCGTGCTGCTGGCGCTGCCCGCCGCCGCCGCCGCGCAGTCGGCGAGCAATGCCTACGCCGGCAACACCCTCACCGGCGATTGGGGCGGCACGCGCAGCGCCTGGGCCGCGAACGGGGTCAGCGTCCGCGGCGACTACGTCGGCGAAGCGCTGGGCGTGATCGACGGCGGCTACGGCCGCACTGGCGCGCGCTACGCGCAGCAGGTGCGGCTGGGGCTGGACCTGGACATGGGCAAGCTCGCCGGCTGGGAGGGCGGCACCTTCCGCTTCACCCTCAACGACCGCCGCGGCCGCAGCACGTCGGTGGACCTGATCGGCAACCGCTTCCCGGTGCAGGAGGCCTATGGCGGCCAGTACACGCGCCTGTCCGAGTTCAGCTACGACCAGACGTTCGCCGGCGGCACCTACTTCAAGCTCGGCTACTACGCGATGGGCAACCAGTTCGGCCTGCTCGGCGCCGGCACCAGCTTCGTCAATGCCGCGTTCTGCGCGCATCCGCTGGCGATGTCCGGCAACAGCGGCTGGTACAACTATCCGGTCGCGCGCTGGGGCGGCGAAGTGGCGCAGCAAATGAGCCCGGCGCTGAACCTGCGCGTGGGCGGCTTCCAGGTCAATCCGAACCTGGCCGGCGACAACGTGCACAACGCGTTCCGCCCGTTCGTCGGCGGCACCACCGGCACGCTGTTTCCGGTCGAGTTGACCTGGACCCCGGGCAAGGGCACGCGCCATGCCGGCGTGTACAAGCTCGGCGGCTATTACGATTCCTCGCGCGTGGCGCGCAAGGGCCTGGACAGCCGCGACACCACCGGCCGCCATGGCGCCTACCTGCTGGCCGAGCAGAAGCTGTACAGCGAGGCGGCCGATCCGGCGCGCGGCTTCAGCGTGTTCGGCGAGTACATGCAGTCCGACCGCGCCACCGCGCAGATCCGCCGCTGGTACGCGCTGGGCGGGATCTACCAGGGCATCGGCGCGCGCAGCCAGGACCGCATCGCGCTGGGCTATGTCGGCGGCGACATCAACCGCACGCTGGTGGATGCGCGCCGCGCCTCGCTGGTCGAGGCCGGGGTGCCGGCGGACTCGTCGCTGTACGCGCTGAGCGGGGCGGAGGAACTGTACGAGCTGTCCTACAGCGCCCAGATCACGCCGTGGCTGATGCTGCGCCCGGATGTGCAGTACGTGGTCAATCCCGGCACCTTCTCCTACCGCCAGACCGACAACGCCTGGGTGGTCGGCCTGCAGGCCAAGGTCACGTTCTGA
- the aroD gene encoding type I 3-dehydroquinate dehydratase has translation MTMSLSRVFVAALAGVLLLAALPVSAQSAAAATPLPATKVLDVRGVRIGEGAPKTIVPITATTAEEALAQAARIAANADTDIAEWRIDYLDIALDGKALARLGPQVAKALHGKPLLLTFRTKAEGGARPIADADYGKLYATLLQARFADLLDVEMFRDAALVQALVAQAHAAGVAVVMSSHDFERTPGTAEIVARLQRQQALGADVLKIAVMPHDAGDVLKLLDATWQLRRRSDRPLLTMAMGGTGVVSRLSGETFGQALTFGMLGKASAPGQVEVGRLREVLDTIHQAASAAR, from the coding sequence ATGACCATGTCCCTGTCGCGCGTTTTCGTTGCCGCCCTGGCCGGAGTGCTGCTGCTGGCCGCCCTGCCGGTGTCGGCGCAGTCCGCTGCGGCGGCAACGCCGTTGCCGGCGACCAAGGTGCTGGACGTGCGCGGTGTGCGCATCGGCGAAGGCGCGCCCAAGACCATCGTGCCGATCACCGCCACCACGGCCGAGGAGGCGCTGGCCCAGGCCGCGCGCATCGCCGCCAACGCCGATACCGACATCGCCGAATGGCGCATCGACTACCTGGACATCGCCCTCGACGGCAAGGCGCTGGCGCGGCTGGGGCCGCAAGTGGCCAAGGCCCTGCACGGCAAGCCGCTGCTGCTGACCTTCCGCACCAAGGCCGAGGGCGGCGCCAGGCCGATCGCCGATGCCGACTACGGCAAGCTCTATGCGACGCTGCTGCAGGCGCGCTTTGCCGACCTGCTGGACGTGGAGATGTTCCGCGACGCGGCGCTGGTGCAGGCGCTGGTCGCGCAGGCGCACGCCGCCGGCGTGGCCGTGGTCATGTCCAGCCACGACTTCGAGCGCACCCCCGGCACCGCCGAGATCGTCGCGCGCCTGCAGCGCCAGCAGGCGCTGGGCGCGGACGTGCTGAAGATCGCGGTGATGCCGCACGACGCCGGCGACGTGCTCAAGCTGCTCGACGCCACCTGGCAGCTGCGCCGCCGCAGCGACCGCCCGCTGCTGACCATGGCGATGGGCGGCACCGGCGTGGTCTCGCGCCTGTCCGGCGAGACCTTCGGCCAGGCGCTGACCTTCGGCATGCTCGGCAAGGCCTCGGCGCCGGGGCAGGTCGAGGTCGGCCGCCTGCGCGAAGTGCTCGACACGATCCACCAGGCCGCCAGCGCCGCGCGCTGA
- a CDS encoding MFS transporter produces the protein MSHAAAAPSSVVLERMSGFQWIAIAICVLLNMLDGFDVMVMAFTAPHISGDWQLSGKVLGLMLSAGLVGMAIGSLFLAPLADRIGRRAVILWCLGILTVGMALSALAQDAWQLGLLRVFTGVGIGGMLASVGVITAEYADAKWRSTAVALQATGYPVGATLGGLIAAFVLERWSWHAVFLLGAAASLLCVPLVLRWLPESLDFLVTRRPPGALARLNALLARMRMAPLAELPPLPVRAIGDKQGYAALFVGSLRRPALLIALAFFLHMFAFYFVLSWTPKLLVAAGVSAQEGITGGVLLNLGGIVGGSLFGWLASRLPLSRLTIVSLLLAGLGMVLFAGFNTRLGIAFPVAFVIGAALFAAMAGLYATAPAVFAPQVRSTGLGWAIGIGRLGAILSPLTVGLLVDRGWTPSTLYVVCAVPLLLAAAVCLLLQRSAR, from the coding sequence ATGAGCCACGCCGCCGCCGCGCCATCCTCCGTCGTGCTCGAGCGCATGAGCGGCTTCCAGTGGATCGCGATCGCGATCTGCGTGCTGCTCAACATGCTCGACGGCTTCGACGTGATGGTGATGGCGTTCACCGCGCCGCATATCTCCGGCGACTGGCAGCTGTCGGGCAAGGTGCTGGGGCTGATGCTCAGCGCCGGCCTGGTCGGGATGGCGATCGGTTCGCTGTTCCTGGCGCCGCTGGCCGACCGCATCGGGCGGCGCGCGGTGATCCTGTGGTGCCTGGGCATCCTGACCGTGGGCATGGCGCTGTCGGCGCTGGCGCAGGACGCGTGGCAGCTCGGGCTGCTGCGCGTGTTCACCGGCGTCGGTATCGGCGGCATGCTGGCCAGCGTCGGCGTGATCACCGCCGAGTACGCCGACGCCAAGTGGCGCAGCACCGCGGTGGCGCTGCAGGCGACCGGCTATCCGGTCGGCGCCACCCTGGGCGGGCTGATCGCCGCGTTCGTGCTCGAGCGCTGGAGCTGGCACGCGGTGTTCCTGCTCGGCGCGGCAGCGTCGCTGCTGTGCGTGCCGCTGGTGCTGCGCTGGCTGCCGGAATCGCTGGACTTCCTGGTCACGCGGCGCCCGCCCGGCGCGCTGGCGCGACTCAACGCGCTGCTGGCGCGGATGCGGATGGCGCCGCTGGCCGAACTGCCGCCGCTGCCGGTGCGCGCCATCGGCGACAAGCAGGGCTACGCGGCACTGTTCGTCGGCAGCCTGCGCAGGCCTGCGCTGCTGATCGCGCTGGCGTTCTTCCTGCACATGTTCGCGTTCTACTTCGTGCTCAGCTGGACCCCCAAGCTGCTGGTCGCCGCCGGCGTCTCGGCGCAAGAGGGCATCACCGGCGGGGTGCTGCTGAACCTGGGCGGCATCGTCGGCGGCAGCCTGTTCGGCTGGCTGGCCTCGCGCCTGCCGCTGTCGCGCCTGACCATCGTCAGCCTGTTGTTGGCCGGCCTGGGCATGGTGTTGTTCGCCGGCTTCAACACCCGGCTCGGTATCGCGTTTCCGGTGGCGTTCGTGATCGGCGCGGCGCTGTTCGCGGCGATGGCCGGTCTGTACGCGACCGCGCCGGCGGTGTTCGCGCCGCAGGTGCGCAGCACCGGGCTGGGCTGGGCGATCGGCATCGGTCGGCTCGGCGCGATCCTGTCGCCGCTGACGGTGGGCCTGCTGGTCGACCGCGGCTGGACGCCGTCGACGCTGTACGTGGTCTGCGCGGTGCCGCTGCTGTTGGCCGCCGCGGTCTGCCTGCTGTTGCAGCGTAGCGCGCGCTGA
- a CDS encoding MarR family transcriptional regulator — translation MSNTQLPDSSAPAESIDQARLTRLLGFRLTRSELQIRRMFLECVRDYDLKPVDFSVLVLVDANSGANQRQLAEVLDVSPPNLAIVIARLIKRRLLRQVRGRQDRRMQHLHLTATGKALLDEAEAAVQRMEAQLLDALGASAGRSLLRALDLLGRIAPTT, via the coding sequence TTGAGCAACACGCAACTTCCCGACAGCAGCGCACCGGCCGAATCGATCGACCAGGCCCGGCTGACCCGGCTGCTCGGCTTCCGGCTGACCCGCAGCGAGCTGCAGATCCGGCGGATGTTCCTGGAGTGCGTGCGCGACTACGACCTCAAGCCGGTCGACTTCTCGGTGCTGGTGCTGGTGGATGCGAACAGTGGCGCCAACCAGCGCCAGCTCGCCGAGGTGCTCGACGTCTCCCCGCCCAACCTGGCGATCGTGATCGCGCGGCTGATCAAGCGCCGGCTGCTGCGCCAGGTGCGCGGACGCCAGGACCGGCGCATGCAGCATCTGCATCTGACCGCGACCGGCAAGGCATTGCTGGACGAGGCCGAGGCGGCGGTGCAGCGGATGGAAGCGCAACTGCTGGACGCGCTGGGCGCGTCCGCAGGGCGCTCGCTGCTGCGTGCGCTCGACCTGCTCGGCAGGATCGCACCGACGACCTGA
- a CDS encoding transporter, which translates to MSVAVPATPRPRHLAFALLLSLAGTPAWAQSVPQTVQLPNGLNTGGTSFMDGFTRTEPGWAIVQYARYTRLDAVEDAHGDDSPAFRGTRIDSTLLMTQFAYATHYTPFGGVFGLNALVPLVNLDASFAADSPARLRDNGFGLGDITFGPYLQMLPTIRDGRPVFVQRFEFDAIAPVGKFDRDRDLNQSSGYWSLIPSWAFTVLPTPQWELSARLNYLYNFRADKAANAPQLAGFTFRNGQAGDAFWVNFAGSYALTPAFRLGVNGYYLKQLRDNRTNGVRVADTKQSQFYLGPGASWRIDAHNILNANVYLPVEVKNAASGNNVNFQYIHVF; encoded by the coding sequence ATGTCCGTCGCCGTGCCCGCAACGCCGCGTCCGCGGCACCTCGCCTTCGCCCTCCTGCTCTCGCTCGCCGGCACGCCGGCCTGGGCGCAGAGCGTGCCGCAGACAGTGCAGCTTCCGAACGGGCTGAACACCGGCGGCACCAGCTTCATGGATGGCTTCACCAGAACCGAGCCAGGCTGGGCGATCGTGCAGTACGCACGCTATACGCGCCTGGATGCGGTCGAGGACGCGCACGGCGACGACTCGCCGGCGTTCCGCGGCACCCGCATCGATTCCACGCTGCTGATGACCCAGTTCGCCTACGCCACGCACTACACGCCGTTCGGCGGCGTGTTCGGCCTCAACGCGCTGGTGCCGCTGGTCAATCTCGACGCCTCGTTCGCTGCCGACAGCCCGGCACGGCTGCGCGACAACGGCTTCGGCCTCGGCGACATCACCTTCGGTCCGTATCTGCAGATGCTGCCGACGATCCGCGACGGGCGGCCGGTGTTCGTCCAGCGTTTCGAGTTCGACGCGATCGCGCCGGTCGGCAAGTTCGATCGCGACCGCGATCTTAACCAGAGCTCGGGCTATTGGTCGCTGATCCCGAGCTGGGCGTTCACCGTGTTGCCCACGCCGCAGTGGGAGCTCAGCGCGCGCCTGAACTACCTCTACAACTTCCGCGCCGACAAGGCCGCCAATGCGCCGCAGCTGGCCGGCTTCACGTTCCGCAACGGCCAGGCCGGCGATGCGTTCTGGGTCAATTTCGCCGGTTCCTACGCGCTGACCCCGGCGTTCCGGCTGGGCGTGAACGGCTACTACCTCAAGCAGCTGCGCGACAACCGCACCAACGGCGTGCGCGTGGCCGACACCAAGCAGAGCCAGTTCTATCTCGGCCCCGGCGCGTCGTGGCGGATCGATGCGCACAACATCCTCAACGCCAATGTGTACCTGCCGGTGGAGGTGAAGAACGCCGCCTCCGGCAACAACGTCAACTTCCAGTACATCCACGTGTTCTGA
- a CDS encoding coniferyl-alcohol dehydrogenase: protein MNLHNKTLVVTGVASGIGGEVARLARFHGARVIGVDRNPVSMTLDGFHQADLGDPAAIDALVAHLPERIDALANIAGVPGTAPVALVAKVNYLGLRHLSQALLPRIAPGGSIVNVASILGAEWPQRLDLHRELAQTPDYAAGERWLQAHPVAQATCYQYFKEALIVWSALRSQDWFAGHDVRVNSVAPGPVFTPILGDFVTMLGPERVQADAGKMKRPAYADEVAEAIVFLASDAARWINGVNLPVDGGLAATAI, encoded by the coding sequence ATGAACCTGCACAACAAGACCTTGGTGGTGACCGGTGTGGCCTCGGGCATCGGCGGCGAAGTGGCGCGGCTGGCGCGCTTCCACGGCGCGCGCGTGATCGGCGTGGACCGCAATCCGGTCAGCATGACGCTGGACGGCTTCCACCAGGCCGACCTCGGCGATCCGGCCGCGATCGATGCGCTGGTGGCGCACTTGCCCGAACGCATCGACGCGCTGGCCAACATCGCCGGCGTGCCCGGCACCGCGCCGGTGGCGCTGGTGGCGAAGGTGAACTACCTGGGCCTGCGCCATCTCAGCCAGGCGCTGTTGCCGCGGATCGCGCCCGGCGGCAGCATCGTCAACGTCGCCTCGATCCTCGGCGCGGAATGGCCGCAACGGCTGGACCTGCATCGCGAACTGGCGCAGACCCCCGACTACGCCGCAGGCGAACGCTGGCTGCAGGCGCATCCGGTGGCGCAGGCCACCTGCTACCAGTACTTCAAGGAAGCGCTGATCGTGTGGAGCGCGCTGCGTTCGCAGGATTGGTTCGCCGGCCACGACGTGCGCGTCAACAGCGTTGCGCCCGGCCCGGTGTTCACGCCGATCCTGGGCGATTTCGTGACCATGCTCGGGCCGGAGCGGGTCCAGGCCGACGCCGGCAAGATGAAGCGCCCGGCCTATGCCGACGAGGTCGCCGAGGCGATCGTGTTCCTCGCCTCCGATGCGGCGCGCTGGATCAACGGCGTCAACCTGCCGGTGGATGGCGGCCTGGCCGCCACCGCGATCTGA